gttggtggatggagcgagacatgatgtcccagatgtgctcaattggattcaggtctggggaatgggcgggccagtccatagcatcaatgccttcctcttgcaggaactgctgacacactccagccacatgaggtctagcattgtcttgcattaggaggaacccagggccaaccgcaccagcatatggtctcacaaggggtctgaggatctcatctcggtacctaatggcagtcaggctacctctggtgagcacatggagggctgtgcggccccccaaagaaatgccagacccacaccatgactgacccaccaccaaaccggtcatgctggaggatgttgcaggcagcataacgttctccatggcttctccagactctgtcacgtctgtcacgtgctcagtgtgaacctgctttcatctgtgaagagcacagggcgccagtggcgaatttgccaatcttggtgttctctggcaaatgccaaacgtcctgcacggtgttgggctgtaagcacaacccccacctgtggacgtcgggccctcataccaccctcatggagtctgtttctgaccgtttgagcagacacatgcacatttgtggcctgctggaggtcattttgcagggctctggcagtgcttctcctgctcctccttgcacaaaggcggaggtagcggtcctgctgctgggttgttgtcctcctacggcctcctccacgtctcctgatgtactggcctgtctcctggtagcgcctccatgctctggacactacgctgacagacacagcaaaccttcttgccacagctcgcattgatgtgccatcctggatgagctgcactacctgagccacttgtgtgtgttgtagactttgtctcatgctaccactagagtgaaagcaccgccagcattcaaaagtgaccaaaacatcagccaggaagcataggaactgagaagtggtctgtggtcaccacctgccgaaccactcctttattgggggtgtcttgctaattgcctataatttccacctgttgtctattccatttgcacaacagcatgtgacatttattgtcaatcagtgttgctttctaagtggacagtttgatttcacagaagtgtgattgacttggaattacattgtgttgtttaagtgttccctttatttttttgagcagtgtagtaaaaatgaagaaaaacccttgaatgagtaggtgtgtccaaacatttgactggtactgtagctggctagctacatgCATTTTTATTGAATGAAATTGGGAtgatttgtgtgtctgtgttttacaGTGCTGGCCAAGGCCATCCACTCTCTGTCCAGGATAGGTGATGAGTTGTACCTGGAGCCACAGGAGAATGGGGTGAGTTACCAtgatacacacacaagcacacttaAATATGCATACCAAAATAGATTGACACTCATTCTCACTCAATTCTACAATATTGTTGCCAAGACATCATTGAGGCCCAGGGATTGGGCTGAAGTTGTAAAGTTTCTCTTTCCTGTCTCACAGCTGGCTCTGCGTTCAGTGAACTCATCCCGCTCAGCCTACGCGTGCTTCCTTTTCTCCCCACTCTTCTTCAGCAGGTATGGGgggggtgtgagagagaatgCGAAAGAAAGAAAGGGTACACTACCTATAGCTGCTTCCATTCTTTTACAGGTACACCATTCCCTTAGGACATGCTTTTCGCTGCAAGATGGCTATCAAGGTACAGAGACACATTGCTTTGACCCCAGGGTTGGGCGCAATTCAAATTGAAGGCAGTCAATCCAGGAAGTAAactaaaattacaattaaatcattAAAAAAAGGGCATTTATTTTCAATTACTTTCTCAATAAACTGAAAAGTATAAgctatttattaaaaaaaaaaatatatatatatatatatatatatatataatatatatattttatcttcAGAATTTTCATTctaatcacttcctgaattgattgCCTTCAATTTGAATTGAGCCAACCCTGTTTGACACATCTGTTATCTACAGTTGAATACTCTTCTGTTATATCTGTAATATCTActtattctcttctctctctcagtgtgtgcagGCTGTGTTCAGGTCCCTGTCGTCTCTGGAGAAGACCGTAGAGAAGTGCCACATTGAACTGGATGGAGAGAAGAGTCGTCTCACCTTCACCCTGCACTGCAAATATGGTACAGACCTTTAAAGTGCCATGAAATAACCATAGAACAGTTTTATCTGGAGTTTTAACCACTTTAAACCTCCTCACACCCTTAACTTTCCCCTAACCAAGGCAtatcaagtgtgtgtgtttgcgttctGTAGGGCTGCTGAAGACCCACAACCTGTCATTCCAGGACAGTGAGAGTCTGCAGGCCGTGTTTGATAAAGAGAGCTGTGCCAACATGCTTCACGCCCAGCCCAGGTcagcacattctctctctctctgtgttcctctcctgTCATCTTACCTCCTATGCATCACTTTTatttttccttctttcttttcCTCCAGGTTGCTGGTTGACACGGTGCTgcacttccctccctctctggaagAGGTGAGTGTGTCAGTGAGTGGAGAACGAGTGTGGTTCAGGAACCATGTAGATGACGAGGCAGGTGAGGAGAAACCGTTTAGTTTTTCGACACTATTGAAGTGTTGGCGGTGTAGTGTTTATTTGGTATTTAACAATAAGTCAATAACCTTGTATAGCAAAATGATAGTAATATCTTTaatccccccccttctctctctctcgtagagcAATCCAAAGCCATGCTGACTGAACTGTGTTTGAGTTCTGATGAGTTTGACCACTTTGCTGTCGGAGCTCAGACAAGCATCACATTCTGCCTAAAGGAGCTGAGGGTATGTGGGGTTCTGTTACTTGTCAAATGGGTTATTACTGTTGTTATAATCTGGCGTGGTATGTCATAAGTGATTTGAAGGCATCATAGCAGGCCACTTAATGAAGCGTTGCGTTGTCTTTCAGGGCTTGCTGGTGTTTGCAGAATCCACAGGTCTCCCAGTCTCAATGTATTTTGATGAGCCAGGCAGGTAAGGATACATATTCACCACTCACAGATATCAATATGAAGGTATAAGGATATTTTGTTTCACGTGTAGCAttaatttctgtttttgtcagtCCTGTGGTGTTAAGTGTAACAGACAGTGTTCTGGAGGTGAACTTCGTGCTTGCTACTCTGTCTAATGATGCCAACCTctgtaaccataacaacaacaacacaaaacgGTAATTGAACATTATCTGTCAAACATTCAGAACACTCATGCCTCTTTGTACAGGGCCCTGCTCTTTACCCAGAATCCTCTCCGTTCTCCCCAGAGCTCGCTCGCCGCCACCTGACGACTTTATGACTGACGACATTGACTCTTATCTCATCGCCATGGAGACCAGTGAATTAGCAGGTCCCTCCGATGCCCTTGCACCTCGGTCCCCCTCGTCCAATCACACACTTACAACTCAGCCATCTGTAGCCATGCGcaggctagagagaggagaggaggaggaggaggaagataccgAGGACACTGAAAGACCTCCAAATAAAAAGGTGAGCTTTGTTGTCAAAGGGCTTGCTGTTACTTACACAACTGCTGGGATCAATGTAAAAcgaacccctctccccctctttctttatTCCCGCTCAGTTCCGCTCGCTCTTTTTCGGGTCAGTCTGTCCCTCTGATTCTCAACTGACCAATCAGACGATCAAGAGCCAGGAAGTGCTGGCCAGTGACAGCGAGGACGACACCCAAGCATCATTGCCGTGACCTGGGGTGGTGGAGTTGAAgccacgtgtgtttgtgtgtgtgtgtttgggagaaACCCACTTATAGAATCCCTGCGAAGAGATATTTAAAAATATGAAAAAAGGTCTGCATCTTGTCTGAAGACTAATCACATTAGATGTAGAGTCTTACCCTTGGAATAATTTTTTAGAATATGGATTTGAAAATATCCAGACCTTTCTAGTTCTGATGACCGTTGCAGCTTTGAGAAGAAAGTCTGCGCTCAGTAGGTACTCTGAGGGACAGTGATGGGACATTCAGACTTTTTATTGGACCATGATATCACACTGGGGACTCTGGAATTATGAGGAAATGGACAACAAGTACTTCCTGTTTATGATGGCATGTCAATGATCAATGTACACAAGCtctagaataaaaaaaaaacacttttttttcctCCTGAGTTTGAAAatataaattgttttatttacttctttttttttttcttcaagtcTACACTTGGATGAGATGCTTTATGGGTAATTTTTGTTGTTTGTAAAAACTTTTAGTATGTCGATTTCTTTCCTTGCTTGTTAAAAGTACGTCTCCATAAATGGAGTTGAGTTTCTTTTGGAACCAAATGTCTGTGAGCCACTGTTTCCAGGGAGGGGAACACTGCTGTGTAGCACCTGAAAACTCTTCCCCCTCGTCTGaggcttcctcctctccctctttctctctttctctaactccttctccctcttcttctgtaacttctcctcctctttctccctcctctcctgctccctccgtctcctcctcctctctctggagctcaggttctcctcttcctcccccctgaCCGTGCTCCCCTCACCCTTCCCATCACTGAAGTCCTGGATCAGGATTTGAGGAATGGGGACTTTGTGCTCCCCTTTCTCCCTGTCCTGCCTTGGTTGCTCCCCTTTGAGCCTGCGGAAGAGACCAAATAGCCTGGGGGTGTCGGTCGGCCCTTTGTCTGATTTAGGCCCAGTCTGAGGTGGGACAGTGTCCGGGTTGCTCCCTGTCACTTGTTTGGGTGATTCTGGGTGTTTTGGTACCTGAATGGGAGATGTGAGTTGTGGTTGATTGGACTGAATGAAGCCTATATTTGATTGATTGGATTGTGTGAAGGTGGGTTGTGATTGGTTGGGGTTAGTGAAGAGATCCTCAGAGAGCCTGCGGGTGAGCCTCCGGGAGCTGGAGGATTTGCAGAGCCGGAAGTCTCCGGAAGGGGTTGCCCACGGTCCATCACATGGCGTAGTCCTTTGGGACGAGACATCAATTTGTGTGGACACCGAGTTGCCAGAGTCAGCCTTTGAGTCTGCAGGAGGGGGAGACTCACTCTGACTTTGTGACTTTGGGTTGTCAGGTATGTGAGGGAAGTCACCTGTCAGTGATTCCCTCTGATGTAATGGTGGAAGGATGTCAGTTGAggctttcttctctttctctccttcactctctctgacTTTCTGGGTCTCCTGATCTGGATGGATGGTGACTGGACTCTGGGGTTTTTCAGGAAGCTTCTGTTCTGATGAGTCCCTCTCCTCCGCAGGCTCAGTAGTGGATGTCAACTCTGGAGAAACCTGGCTCTGATTGGCTGGTATTATCCTAGAGGGCTCTGTGTACTGTACCTCTgtgagtctctgaatgtcatgtGGAGACTCCATGGTCGTCTCTATCCCTGTGTTTGTGTCAGTGGCTTTCTCTGTGCGCGTCTCAATCCCGATGTATACAGCTACCTGTATCTCTGATTCTTTGTCCGTCTGTGTTTCTGCCTCAATCTGTGACCCCAAGTCTGTCTCTGCCTCTACTCTTGTGTCTGCCTCGATGTGCATCGCTGACTCATTTTCTTCCTGTGCCTCTGGTTCTGTATGTGCCTCTAACGccgtttctctctctgcctcagatttttcgtctgtgtgtgtgtctgtccctttGTGTGACTGTATCTCTGTACGTGCCTGTATCTCCTTgtcggtgtgtgtctctgtgtcagtgCCTTTGTCACTCTCGGTCAGTGAGCCCGTGTCTGTTTCTGCCTCCAAGTTTACACCTGcctcttgttgtgtgtctgtctccgtGTCTGTATTCACATCTGTTTGAGTCGCTGTCTCTTTTGACCCCATGTCCGTTTCGGTCTCTACACTTTTATCTGTGTGTAGTCCTTTCTGTACCTCTGCCTCCATTTCCTCCTCTGTCTTGGCTTCTGCTTGTATCTGAACCTCTACATCTGTGTGGGTCTCTGTCACTCTTTCCTCCTCTGTCTTTGCTTCTGTGTATGTCTTCAGTTCTGTGTGTGGAGCAGTTTCCTCCTCTGTGTATGTCTTCAGTTCTGTGTGTGGAGCAGTTTCCTCCTCTGTGTATGTCTTCAGTTCTGTGTGTGGAGCAGTTTCCTCCTCTGTGTATGTCTTCAGTTCTGTGTGTGGAGCAGTTTCCTCCTCTGTGTATGTCTTCAGTTCTGTGTGTGGAGCAGTTTCCTCCTCTGTGTATGTCTTCAGTTCTGTGTGTGGAGCAGTTTCCTCCTCTGTGTATGTCTTCAGTTCTGTGTGTGGAGCAGTTTCCTCCTCTGTGTATGTCTTCAGTTCTGTGTGTGGAGCAGTTTCCTCCTCTGTCTTTGCTTCTGCACGTGTCTCTGTCTCCATGCTTTTCTCTGCCTCACCCTTCGTCTCTGTCACTATATGCACTGTGATGATATTTGCACTCGCTGTTGACTGTTTGTTCAGTACTTCCTGTGTTTGCATGGTGTCTTTACTTTggttagtagtttcctgtgtCTGGCTGTCGCTGTGCTGCTCAGAGGCCGGTGTCTGGCTGCCCTGCTCCTCTCCCTGGCCCTGTgaggtgacgttgtggtcagagGTGAGCTGACGCTGCTGGGAAGGTTCTCCGTCTGAATCTGGGGTCAGCTGGGTTTTCTGTCTTCTGTCCTCCTGTTCTAAGGGTTCTTTGTGTTCTAACGGTTCTCTCGTTTCCACTGGGGCCCTGTCCTCTGTAGCTGGATGTGGAACACCCGGAGCCCTCACTGGACTACCATCCATCTCACTTCTTCTCCTCAGATTCCCTCCCTCGCTTCTCTCCTCCCACACCTCCTCTGAAACCTTCCTCacctctctgccttctccctcccACTCCCCTATGTCTGTCCCACTCCCTCTCATCCACCTCTTGcggaggagcgagggagagagagagaggagggagggcgaGCGAATCAGAGGAAGGGACAggttccctttctccctctccttcctgttcctctcctcctccctctctcgaaCCCTCGCCCATGCCATCTGATATCCGTGGCAACGACCCCGGGGATCAAAGGTGGAGGCGGGCCGTTCCATTCTCCatttctccagctctctctccgtctgcctCTCCAGATCCTTACTCGACAGGGGGACAGAACACACCTAGGTGGGGGTGAAAGGGAGATACGGGGGGGGTGGTAAAAGTGGGGGTTTATCTGCTATCACGcaagtgtgtgtatttatatacatGGTAAGATAGTTCAAGTATAACTTGTGTACATGCGTATCGGTCCTGAGGCCAGGTGTCTGACCTCTGCAATGAAGGTATCGTCCTCCTGCTGCACCTGCTCCCTCACACCCCTCAGCCTCTCCAGAGTCTCCATCTGGCCCTCGCACGCCTCCCTCTGCTCCACCCGGCCCAGAGCCCTGCGCACCAACACCACCGCCACCTGGAACAACACACGCACTCCTGATGGAGGGGGGATAAAAACAACACAAGGAGGGAAACAGAGGAATcaaatctcctctcagagagattcTTTCAATCTTGTGTGGACAGAAGGGCCGAGAAATAAGAATAGGTAGATTAGATAGAATGCATAAATAAGACCATAGAAGATGTATTAATGAAGTCCCTTATTCAGGTACAGACCGTAGCAGAAGAACAGGTCCCAGACCCTGAGCAGGGTGTTAAAGGGTAGGTGCCGTGTGAACAGGCACATCAACCAATCGGTGGCGAACATCAGAGGCTCCACGCCGTGTCTCTGCAGGTGCTTGTGAGCCGCGGGACACGTCCTCTTCAGCACCCTGGTCAGCAAGGCTGCGTCAAAGAGAACCCCCTCCTACCGACAACAGAGGGACAAGTGTCCGGAGAGCTGCTATTCAGCTATGTTGCAACATCCAAACCCTTTACTGATGAAATATATTGATGTATGCACGTTACACTGTTGAGCATGCTGTATCACAAATTGATCATGtaaagtaagtgtgtgtgtagagccatCTACCAGAAGGGGACTGTAGTAGCCAGGGAGGTACTCTTCACTGATCTGCACCAGACACCAGAATGCCTGCTATAGGAGGGGAAAGCAAAGGTATTAAGAGAGATGGAAGGTCCAGTCCTTTCAACGTGATGATGAAGGATCACTGGTGATAACATGGTGATTGTAACAGTACCTCAGTAGGCATGTTCATCAGCAGTACGGCTGCTACAGGTCCCTGGGCCTGGCAGTAGCCCTCCTCAGGCTTCAGCTGAGTGAAGGCCTTCAGCACGCGGAACAGACCACGCTGTCTGCCCACACAAACAACGCAACACTCCGATGAATCAAACACTGACAGGATAACACTGTAGATAATATTTATACAAAACTACAAGAAGGAGAAAGATGTGTTTAGTATGTCATCATTCCATATGTAGTGTTATGAGGCTCTGTTACCCATGGCCGTCTCTGGAGAGGAACATCTCATGGAATGGAAACTGGCGGTCTAAGTCTCTCTCTATAACGTCCACCCAGCTCTGTAGTGCGGGCCTGGAGTccagggtctgatagagggggagagatttACCTGATGACTAGGTTTTACTCTGCAATATTTGTAGATTTACAGTAAGTATATAATGCAAATGGAACTGTAAGGTTCTAACTGTTGGTTCTATCTGTAGAGGTGGTTGCTCTTTACCTGATAGAGGTCCTTGTTGTGCCGCATTCTGTCTGTGGCGCCACACAGCAGTGGCCAACATTTAGCCCTGAGGGATGCTGGGATGCCTTTCTGACACTGCTCTTTGACCTGTGAGACGGGTGTGTAACGGTCATGCCAGAGTAAACACCTGGGTCTGGTGTTCCagaaaaggttacatttaaaaaggcAGAGTACACACCTTGCTGGACTTTTTTAGTAAGACACGATCCCATTGGCTTATGATGTTGATCCacttggtctctctctgtctaacgaGCTCAGGGGGCGGGCCTTCACTCCTGACCAACATATCATCAGCAGAATATGgtgaacactttaaacaaaactgTCATAACATTTCCAAGTCAGTATATTTCTCGGGTAGGTAACTAACGCCTCACTATAGTTCGCTCTATCCTGTTTCTGTGGACCAAATGATCTGCAAATTTAATGAGATGAGTCAACTGCACCTTCAGTTCTTGTCACAGAGAACGAAAACACCATAAACACCCACAGGAAACAGGAAAACCACAAGGTGGCGGTGCGGCTGTCTCCATGGCAACGGGTCAGGATGTTCAACGacacagagtgagtgagagagtgtagGAGGTGATTGTTATATTTGTGTTCTGATTCTACCTGGGTCAAGACCCATTTGTACTTGTATCTATTGAAAAATAATGATGTCTGTGATGCTGAACTGTCATCTTTCCTGCCTTAACTGTGTTTTTTGCATTCAGTTGCAAGCTATAGGATGTCTTTAGTGTATTTTATTCACCAGAAATGCATTCTCTCAGTTTGTTTCTCTTATCGTAACTAATCaatcttttttttaaaacagagagagagagagagaatggtaaaaaaaaatggttttcaGTACTGCTGAGCCAGAAGCTCTGCGAGTACTGACCCAGCAGTGGATCCGTTCCCCAGGATGAAGCCGAAGCGGTCTGTCTCTGTGGCTGGAGCTCCaacactgacctctgaccccctgTCAGAACCAGAACTGTCCTCTCCGCTGGGGGGCGTCTGGGTCGGGGTGGACGCACTCAGCATCTTACcctacagaacagagagaggagagacaatgGTCTCAGTTACAAAatagtgcacgtgtgtgtgtgtgtctgtactgtttgTGTTCAGAATGAAAGCAAGTACAAGTGTGACAGAATACTCATCCTGTATATTAGAAATTAGGATGTTTAAAACCTTTTACCATCTaggctacatacatacatacgcacagttgaagtcggaagtttacatacaccttagccaaatacatttaaactcagtttttcacaattcttgttATTTAATCCTcataaaaatgccctgtcttaggtcagttaggatccccctttattttaagaatgtgaaatgtcagaataatagtagagaatattTATCACTTCTGacccacattcccagtgggtcagaagtttacatacattcaattagtatttggtagcattgcctttaaattgtttaacttgggtcaaacgtttcaggtagccttccacaagcttcccataataagttgggtgaattttggcccatttctcctgacagagctggtgtaactgagtcaggtttgtaggcctccttgctcgcacatgctttttcagttctggccacaaatgttctatatgattgaggtcagggtttagtgatggccactccaataccttgactttgctgtccttaagccattttgccacaactttggaagtatgcttggggtcattgtccattttgaagacccatttgcgaccaagctttaacttcctaactgatgtcttgagatgttgcttcaacatatccacatacttttctgtcctcatgatgccctctattttgtgaagtgcaccggtccctcctacagcaaagcacccccacaacacgatgctgccacccccgtgcttcacggttgggatggtgttcttcggcttgcaagcatccccctttttcctccaaacataacgatggtcattatggccaaacagttctatttttgtttcatcagaccagaggacatttctccaaaatgtacgatctttgtccccatgtgcagttgcaaaccgtagtctggcttttttatggaggttttggagcagtggcttcttccttgctgagcggcctttcaggttatgtcgatataggactcgttttactgtgcatatagatacttttgtacctgtttactccagcatcttcacaaggtcctttgctgttgttctgggattgatttgcacttttcgcaccaaagtactttcatctctaagagacacaacgcgtccccttcctgagcggaatgacggctgcgtggtcccatggtgtttatacttgcgtactattgtttgtacagattaacgtggtactgtcaggtgtttggaaattgctcccaaggatgaaccagacttgtggaggtctacaattttttttctgaagtcttggctgatttcttttgattttcccatgatgtcaagcaacgaggcactcagtttgaaggtaggccttgaaaaacatccacaggtacacctccaattgactcaaattatgtcaattagcctatcagaagcttctaaagccatgacataattttctggaattttccaagctgtttaaaggcacagtcaacttagtgtatgtaaacttctgacccactggaattgtgatacagtgaataataag
The sequence above is drawn from the Salmo salar chromosome ssa05, Ssal_v3.1, whole genome shotgun sequence genome and encodes:
- the rad9a gene encoding cell cycle checkpoint control protein RAD9A is translated as MDCVVTGGNVKVLAKAIHSLSRIGDELYLEPQENGLALRSVNSSRSAYACFLFSPLFFSRYTIPLGHAFRCKMAIKCVQAVFRSLSSLEKTVEKCHIELDGEKSRLTFTLHCKYGLLKTHNLSFQDSESLQAVFDKESCANMLHAQPRLLVDTVLHFPPSLEEVSVSVSGERVWFRNHVDDEAEQSKAMLTELCLSSDEFDHFAVGAQTSITFCLKELRGLLVFAESTGLPVSMYFDEPGSPVVLSVTDSVLEVNFVLATLSNDANLCNHNNNNTKRARSPPPDDFMTDDIDSYLIAMETSELAGPSDALAPRSPSSNHTLTTQPSVAMRRLERGEEEEEEDTEDTERPPNKKFRSLFFGSVCPSDSQLTNQTIKSQEVLASDSEDDTQASLP